In Zea mays cultivar B73 chromosome 7, Zm-B73-REFERENCE-NAM-5.0, whole genome shotgun sequence, the following proteins share a genomic window:
- the LOC101027165 gene encoding zinc finger CCHC domain-containing protein 10, with amino-acid sequence MSGNDDKPHAAADRIKAATLSVAKGLSRAQAERAAAAAARNVNAYGQKEEGPSRWQERKEAKRQMYLMSTEKAAKLGTVKLKASETSSVGAYTQCQKCFQHGHWTYECKNERVYISRPSRTQQLKNPKLKKSVPVSYQFENPDIIREREEELKLMKEKQKKEKAERKKGKSKRKHRSPSDSDSNSSGASVFDSESSVTGSEYSSGSSSSYSSSDSEDKKRQHRRKQKKRRHRRDSTSSSSSSSESESASDTDSDSDDKGRRRKSKRRAGRR; translated from the coding sequence ATGTCCGGGAATGATGATAAGCCACATGCTGCTGCGGACAGAATAAAGGCAGCCACATTATCAGTGGCCAAGGGTTTGAGCAGGGCTCAAGCTGAACGAGCTGCGGCTGCTGCTGCCCGCAATGTCAATGCCTATGGGCAAAAGGAAGAGGGACCAAGCCGCTGGCAGGAGAGGAAGGAAGCCAAGAGACAGATGTATTTGATGAGTACAGAGAAGGCTGCGAAGCTGGGCACTGTGAAGCTAAAAGCTTCAGAAACTAGTTCCGTTGGCGCGTATACCCAATGCCAGAAGTGTTTCCAGCATGGTCACTGGACGTATGAGTGCAAAAATGAGCGGGTGTACATATCACGGCCCTCAAGAACGCAGCAGCTTAAGAACCCTAAGCTGAAGAAAAGCGTACCGGTTTCTTATCAATTCGAGAATCCTGATATTATAAGGGAGAGGGAAGAGGAGCTGAAGTTGATGAAAGAAAAACAGAAGAAGGAGAAGGCCGAAAGAAAAAAGGGAAAGAGTAAGAGGAAGCATCGATCGCCGAGTGATTCAGATAGCAACAGTAGTGGTGCTTCGGTGTTCGACTCTGAATCATCAGTGACAGGCTCTGAATACTCTTCTGGAAGCAGTTCAAGTTATAGTTCATCAGACTCGGAGGACAAGAAGCGGCAACACAGAAGGAAGCAGAAGAAGAGAAGGCACAGGAGGGACagcacatcatcatcatcatcttcttctgaATCTGAGTCTGCGTCAGACACAGACAGTGATTCTGATGACAAGGGCAGACGGAGGAAGAGTAAAAGACGGGCTGGTAGGCGCTGA